AACTGCAGGCGTTACGGCAGGGAACTCGTTGTCAGGGATTCGGATAATGACATTGAATTTATTTTTTTAAGGCCGAGGGATATTGCCGTATACGTAAGCAACGGCGTTCTTGATCTTGGAATAACAGGCCGTGATCTTGCGCTTGACAGTGATGTTGAAGTTAGGGAACTGCTTTCACTTGGCTTCGGAAAATCGACTTTTTGCTATGCGCTTCCATCGGATCAGAACAAAACTCCGGATGACTTCAATGGTCTGAGGATTGCTACGTCTTATGTGAGTCTGACAAAAGCCGATCTTGCAAAGCGCGGCGTCAAAGCAAAGCTTGTCAAGCTTGACGGAGCTGTGGAAATATCAATAAAGCTTGGAGTCGCAGATGCAATAGCAGACGTGGTTCAGACTGGCAGAACCCTTGTGGAGGCCGGTCTTAAAATTACTGGCGAACCAATTCTTAAATCCGAAGCTGTTCTTGTATCAGGAAAACCTGAAATAGAAAATGATGAGAGGGTCAGACGGTTTATCGAGAGGCTCAAAGGCATAATTCTCGCGCGGGCATATATAATGGTAGAATATGATGTCGAGGAAAAAAATCTTCAGAATGCCTGTCGCCTGACTCCTGGAATTGAATCTCCTACTGTGGCACCTTTAAGCAAGAAAGGATGGGTTGCCGTGAAGGCAATGGCCAAGCGCAAGGAAGTGAATTTGATTATGGACAGACTGACTGATATAGGCGCCAGGGGCATAATAATAACTGATATCAGAACCTGCAGGATTTAGTGGGGTATCATGAGAGTAATTGATCCGAGCTTTGAAATACTGAATGCGCCGGATGCCAAGGCCATGCTGAGGCATATTGAGCTTGCGGCCAGAACCTGTTACAAATCAGAGGAAAAGATTAACGAAGGTTCTGCTGCAGATCTCATCAAACGGCTCATAAAAATGGGTCATCACAGTGTTCTTGAGCACTCAAGTTTAAGCGTACGGTTCATATGCGACCGGGGTGTATCCCATGAACTTGTCCGCCACAGGCTTTGTTCATTCAGCCAGGAAAGTACGAGATACTGTAATTATGCAGGAGAAAAATTCGGCAAGGAAATTACTTTTGTAAGGCCTGTTTTCTGGAAAAAAGGAAGCCTCATGTATAAAACATGGGAAGGCGCCATGAAAGAGGCCGAAAAAGCTTATCTTTATCTTTTGAATAATGGCGCGTCTCCCCAGGAGGCA
This Desulforegula conservatrix Mb1Pa DNA region includes the following protein-coding sequences:
- the thyX gene encoding FAD-dependent thymidylate synthase, producing the protein MRVIDPSFEILNAPDAKAMLRHIELAARTCYKSEEKINEGSAADLIKRLIKMGHHSVLEHSSLSVRFICDRGVSHELVRHRLCSFSQESTRYCNYAGEKFGKEITFVRPVFWKKGSLMYKTWEGAMKEAEKAYLYLLNNGASPQEARSVLPNSLKTDIVVTANIRQWRLVFNQRCASAAHPQMRQSMLPVLDAFSKLFPVFFEDIYSDFQSDIDKFTGMSSES
- the hisG gene encoding ATP phosphoribosyltransferase, which gives rise to MLYIALPNKGSLSEDAVQLVKEAGYNCRRYGRELVVRDSDNDIEFIFLRPRDIAVYVSNGVLDLGITGRDLALDSDVEVRELLSLGFGKSTFCYALPSDQNKTPDDFNGLRIATSYVSLTKADLAKRGVKAKLVKLDGAVEISIKLGVADAIADVVQTGRTLVEAGLKITGEPILKSEAVLVSGKPEIENDERVRRFIERLKGIILARAYIMVEYDVEEKNLQNACRLTPGIESPTVAPLSKKGWVAVKAMAKRKEVNLIMDRLTDIGARGIIITDIRTCRI